One window from the genome of Gimesia aquarii encodes:
- a CDS encoding SLC5 family protein — MQTLASLDYAVIVAYLVGTLALGLYIGSKIKTGADYFLAGRRLPWWAIGMSLVATDIGAVDIVGTGGAAFSHGLAVGNFEWIGCVPAMIIGAFIFIPFFWRSGVYTIPEYMERRFNVAVRSALAICWLLFMACNLGIMLLASAEMMHPLLEIDKNYCIYLTALLVGVYTISGGLAAVVYTDMIQCVIMIGGCLLVLVLGIIDIGGVEQFHAEIKKQEQVQRAKQAEVAAEEQTLDAAQDELHTSLILPADADTPFPWTGIFFGLALILSPAYWIGNQAIVQRSLGAKTEFDAKAAYVWGALLKNLIPVVVAVPGLIAFVKFPELTDGDQAFPELISHLLPIGLKGLFLAAFLAALMSSIDSYLNSASTIVTNDFYKRFFRRDASDESLLKIGRIVTFILVLWAIGFSFFLMTRSEGIYTIFQTLMAFFQGPAFAILLTGLLWKRATGIAAFVGFVVGVCFSITLFTLNHEVVYTSLGIDPLFQISEPFLYFSIWAFVVAFSLIVIISFLTKPEPVEKIEGLVFGTKSQKRQA, encoded by the coding sequence ATGCAGACTTTGGCATCCCTCGATTATGCCGTCATTGTAGCTTATCTGGTCGGGACGTTGGCCCTGGGGCTTTATATCGGTTCTAAAATCAAGACCGGTGCCGATTACTTTCTGGCTGGACGGCGACTTCCCTGGTGGGCAATCGGCATGTCATTGGTGGCAACCGACATCGGTGCCGTTGATATTGTGGGGACCGGAGGTGCTGCTTTTTCGCATGGGCTGGCTGTCGGTAATTTCGAGTGGATCGGCTGTGTACCGGCTATGATCATCGGGGCGTTTATTTTCATTCCCTTCTTCTGGCGGAGTGGTGTTTATACGATTCCCGAATATATGGAACGCCGATTTAATGTCGCCGTTCGCTCTGCGTTGGCAATCTGCTGGCTTTTGTTTATGGCCTGCAACCTGGGCATCATGTTACTCGCTTCTGCAGAAATGATGCATCCTCTCCTGGAAATCGACAAGAACTATTGCATTTATCTGACTGCATTGCTGGTGGGCGTTTATACGATTTCAGGTGGCCTGGCAGCCGTCGTCTATACCGACATGATTCAATGCGTCATCATGATTGGTGGTTGTTTACTGGTGCTGGTCTTAGGCATCATTGACATCGGAGGGGTTGAACAGTTCCATGCGGAAATTAAAAAGCAGGAACAAGTCCAAAGAGCGAAACAAGCAGAAGTCGCTGCTGAAGAGCAAACACTTGATGCCGCACAAGATGAGCTACATACTTCTTTGATTTTACCTGCCGACGCGGATACGCCCTTCCCCTGGACGGGAATCTTCTTCGGACTGGCTTTGATTTTGAGCCCCGCTTATTGGATTGGTAATCAGGCCATTGTGCAGAGATCATTGGGCGCAAAAACGGAATTTGATGCCAAAGCCGCTTATGTATGGGGCGCGTTATTAAAGAATTTGATACCGGTCGTCGTAGCTGTGCCGGGACTCATTGCGTTTGTGAAATTTCCTGAGCTGACCGACGGAGATCAGGCGTTTCCTGAACTCATTTCACATTTGCTCCCCATCGGTTTGAAGGGGTTATTTCTGGCAGCGTTTCTGGCAGCCTTAATGTCCAGCATCGATTCCTATCTGAATTCGGCATCAACAATTGTAACCAACGACTTTTACAAACGTTTTTTTCGCAGAGATGCCAGTGATGAATCCTTACTGAAAATTGGGCGAATCGTTACTTTCATTCTCGTGCTCTGGGCCATTGGTTTTTCCTTCTTTCTGATGACGCGGAGTGAAGGGATCTACACGATTTTCCAGACTTTGATGGCGTTCTTCCAGGGACCCGCCTTTGCCATTCTACTCACAGGACTCTTATGGAAACGGGCGACGGGAATTGCCGCCTTTGTCGGCTTCGTAGTCGGCGTTTGTTTTTCGATTACCTTATTCACACTGAACCATGAGGTCGTCTATACCTCTCTGGGGATCGACCCTCTGTTCCAGATTTCAGAACCATTCCTCTATTTCTCGATCTGGGCTTTTGTGGTCGCGTTCTCTCTGATTGTCATTATCAGTTTCTTAACGAAGCCAGAGCCGGTAGAAAAAATTGAAGGCCTGGTCTTCGGAACCAAATCACAAAAGAGGCAAGCATGA
- a CDS encoding alginate export family protein, with the protein MRPSVILSLSLVTLSVTTGTVSAEPVQAELPPSPNAQAKYDGIDAEIKEPEEVFQPVSQDEPKVDVTETEEEIIENDPLPPKPATNPYKALFFDNTFEAYINNPSSPPLLGERLKMMCFGDECAPHIVSVGGEIRHRWMHEQNRLRPGGPALTDYNLWRWRQYVDLHLNDTLRFYVELLDGSIFDNDIAPTPIDINRWNLQNAFVDIKLNEWGGDPAYFRYGRQELLYGAQRLVSPLDWSNTRRNFEGFKYFHHSDSLHIDAFVTNPVNSAAGNGPFTELDSGRDKPDTSVTFSGVYLTFLSDSPQLLDLYYLWLRDETVTPNRPDGSRHTIGTRFRTTSEIQNEYCEVSRIWEFETETAYQFGNDNGQRVSAGFFTSVLGHTWKTLPWQPRLSGLFYWGSGNQNPNGGTNNTFNTLFPLGHAYWGIIDNLSGQNLYDYSLQMNLKPAKKLDFVGAFHWFEKATSNDFLYNVAGAPVGTLGGSRDIGQELDMIATYTFNPNFNIQAGYSWFWYGSFVGTNIPPRNTATQFYVQTTLRF; encoded by the coding sequence ATGCGTCCAAGCGTCATTTTATCTCTGAGTCTTGTTACTTTGTCTGTGACAACAGGAACGGTATCAGCAGAACCAGTTCAAGCTGAGCTTCCACCATCTCCGAACGCGCAAGCGAAATACGATGGAATTGATGCGGAAATCAAAGAACCTGAAGAGGTCTTTCAACCAGTTTCACAAGATGAACCGAAAGTAGATGTAACAGAGACAGAAGAAGAGATCATCGAAAATGATCCCCTGCCACCGAAGCCTGCAACGAATCCTTACAAGGCACTTTTTTTTGATAACACGTTTGAGGCTTATATTAATAATCCGTCGAGTCCCCCACTGTTAGGGGAGAGACTGAAAATGATGTGCTTTGGTGACGAATGTGCGCCCCACATCGTATCAGTGGGAGGTGAGATACGGCATCGTTGGATGCACGAGCAAAACCGTCTCAGACCGGGTGGCCCCGCTTTAACGGATTATAATCTCTGGCGTTGGCGTCAATATGTGGATTTGCATCTCAACGATACATTACGGTTTTATGTTGAGCTGTTGGATGGTTCTATCTTTGACAATGACATTGCACCAACACCCATTGATATCAATCGCTGGAATCTACAAAATGCTTTTGTTGATATTAAACTGAATGAGTGGGGTGGGGACCCTGCCTATTTCCGTTATGGTCGACAGGAATTGCTTTATGGTGCGCAGCGGCTCGTCTCTCCTCTGGACTGGTCAAACACGCGGCGCAACTTTGAAGGCTTTAAATATTTTCATCATTCTGATTCCTTGCATATCGATGCATTTGTGACGAACCCTGTAAATAGTGCAGCAGGAAATGGTCCCTTTACCGAGCTCGACAGCGGAAGAGATAAGCCGGATACCTCGGTCACTTTCAGTGGAGTCTATCTCACATTTTTATCAGACTCACCACAGTTACTCGATCTTTATTACCTCTGGTTGCGCGATGAAACGGTAACACCAAATCGTCCCGATGGTTCGCGGCATACTATCGGAACCAGATTTAGAACCACGTCTGAAATTCAGAATGAGTACTGTGAAGTTAGCCGAATCTGGGAATTCGAAACAGAAACCGCCTACCAGTTTGGAAACGACAATGGTCAAAGAGTGTCTGCAGGATTCTTTACCTCGGTTTTAGGACATACATGGAAAACACTACCCTGGCAGCCACGTTTGAGCGGACTCTTCTACTGGGGGTCAGGTAACCAGAATCCGAATGGTGGCACCAACAACACCTTCAATACACTCTTTCCATTAGGACATGCTTATTGGGGGATTATCGACAATCTCTCAGGACAGAACCTCTATGATTACAGCTTACAGATGAATTTGAAACCAGCAAAAAAATTAGACTTTGTGGGTGCGTTTCACTGGTTCGAAAAAGCCACCTCCAACGATTTTCTTTATAACGTGGCTGGTGCTCCTGTTGGAACTTTGGGTGGAAGTCGGGATATCGGTCAGGAACTCGATATGATCGCGACATATACTTTTAACCCGAATTTCAATATTCAGGCCGGATATTCCTGGTTCTGGTATGGGTCATTTGTGGGTACGAACATTCCGCCACGAAATACGGCAACACAGTTTTATGTGCAGACCACTTTGAGATTTTAG
- a CDS encoding prolyl oligopeptidase family serine peptidase: MLTPQTGCRFPLICLFLLTLSIKTVTANEASNLPYQQQKNVVYAEVHGVGLLLDIFTPQSQPNGLAIVDVASGAYHSDRGKIRDHKRAKMFDIFCSRGYTVFAVRPGSIKKFNGPEMLENLNRGILWVKEHAKEYQIDPNKLALLGASAGGHLACMAAVSANDPHAKTRVKAVGVFFPPTDLMNYGGLKIDIRGNDPLANSIRRLITPKGSETIAEDKLDELRTAFSPARLVKPGLPPFLFIHGTADFMVPIQQSRTMVAALEKANVPVTLIVKEGGGHPWPTIHEEVEKMANWIDEQLK, encoded by the coding sequence ATGTTGACTCCGCAGACTGGCTGTAGATTTCCGCTTATTTGCCTGTTCCTCTTAACCCTTTCCATCAAAACCGTTACGGCAAATGAGGCATCTAACCTTCCCTACCAACAACAAAAAAACGTAGTGTATGCGGAAGTACATGGCGTGGGTCTCTTATTGGATATTTTCACTCCTCAAAGTCAGCCAAACGGATTAGCCATTGTTGATGTGGCATCGGGCGCCTACCATTCTGATCGCGGGAAAATCCGAGACCACAAGCGGGCCAAAATGTTCGATATTTTTTGCAGTCGAGGGTACACGGTCTTTGCTGTGCGGCCCGGTTCGATCAAAAAATTCAATGGCCCCGAAATGCTGGAGAATCTGAATAGAGGCATTCTCTGGGTCAAAGAACATGCCAAAGAATACCAAATCGATCCCAACAAGCTGGCATTACTGGGAGCTTCAGCAGGAGGGCATCTGGCATGTATGGCGGCAGTCTCCGCCAATGATCCACATGCAAAAACCCGTGTGAAAGCAGTGGGTGTCTTTTTCCCGCCAACCGATCTGATGAATTATGGTGGCTTGAAAATCGATATTCGGGGTAACGACCCACTCGCAAATTCCATTCGGCGGCTGATCACACCCAAAGGCTCTGAGACCATCGCCGAAGATAAGCTTGATGAATTGCGGACAGCCTTTTCGCCCGCGAGACTCGTCAAACCCGGATTACCTCCCTTTCTCTTCATTCATGGAACAGCCGATTTTATGGTTCCCATTCAGCAATCTCGAACCATGGTCGCCGCACTGGAGAAGGCTAATGTCCCCGTCACGTTAATCGTTAAAGAAGGGGGTGGCCACCCCTGGCCGACCATTCATGAAGAGGTAGAAAAAATGGCGAACTGGATCGATGAACAATTAAAATAA
- a CDS encoding 3-oxoacyl-ACP synthase III, which translates to MRYEHVCVEGVSCTLPPNIVTSDEIEARLAPVYERLGLPAGRLELMTGIQERRFFDPGTLPGTVSARTVNQLLEESQLDRKYLGALIHGSVCRDQLEPATASGVHHRAGLPHDALVLDISNACLGLLNGMVFLANMIEMGQIRAGVVVGTEVGRDLVEGTIDDLLHDTTLTRKSIKNDFASLTIGSGSAAILLCDRSLSKTGHRLLGGTFRTETSSHELCAGGVEAQKHGDHRPRMQTDSESLLVAGVNLAIPTWEATKKTLGWKNEDVDRVFTHQVGKAHRKLLLEKLGLDPGLDYPTVETLGNTGAAALPMAWALGIQNQKLQKDDHVALLGIGSGLNSLMLGVQW; encoded by the coding sequence ATGCGTTATGAGCATGTTTGTGTTGAAGGTGTTAGTTGTACTCTGCCTCCCAACATCGTTACTTCTGATGAAATCGAAGCGCGGTTAGCTCCCGTCTATGAACGGCTCGGTTTACCCGCCGGTCGATTGGAATTGATGACGGGGATTCAGGAGCGGCGGTTTTTTGATCCCGGAACTCTACCGGGTACGGTCAGCGCGCGAACCGTCAACCAATTACTGGAAGAAAGCCAGCTGGATCGTAAATATCTGGGTGCATTGATTCACGGTTCTGTATGTCGAGATCAGTTGGAACCAGCTACTGCCAGTGGTGTGCATCATAGAGCGGGTCTGCCCCATGACGCTTTAGTACTCGACATCAGCAATGCCTGCCTTGGTTTATTGAACGGTATGGTTTTTCTGGCAAATATGATCGAAATGGGCCAAATTCGTGCTGGAGTAGTGGTCGGTACGGAAGTCGGTCGCGATTTGGTCGAAGGAACAATCGACGATCTGTTACATGACACGACTTTGACCCGCAAGTCCATTAAAAACGATTTCGCTTCTCTCACGATTGGTAGTGGATCGGCTGCGATTCTGCTCTGTGATCGCAGTCTGAGTAAAACAGGCCATCGCTTATTAGGTGGAACTTTTCGAACGGAAACTTCCAGTCACGAACTCTGTGCGGGAGGTGTCGAAGCACAAAAGCATGGGGATCATCGTCCCCGGATGCAGACAGACTCAGAGTCACTCTTAGTTGCTGGTGTGAATCTGGCGATCCCCACCTGGGAAGCGACAAAAAAAACACTGGGATGGAAAAATGAGGACGTCGACCGCGTTTTCACACATCAGGTTGGAAAAGCCCATCGTAAGTTACTGCTGGAAAAGCTGGGGCTTGATCCGGGTCTGGATTATCCAACGGTCGAAACGCTTGGCAACACAGGAGCTGCCGCCTTGCCAATGGCCTGGGCGCTGGGAATTCAAAACCAGAAGTTGCAGAAAGATGACCATGTTGCCTTATTGGGAATCGGCAGTGGACTCAATTCTTTAATGCTGGGTGTCCAGTGGTAA
- the floA gene encoding flotillin-like protein FloA (flotillin-like protein involved in membrane lipid rafts) codes for MDELWPVAAFAIGGICVLLGIVFLALFARYFKLWIQAFSSRARIGPFSLVFMSLRKVKPSVIVDSKIMAVQAGLTDVHTQALEAHYLAGGNVHRVVHALIVAHRASIDLDWDTASAIDLAGRNIITAVETSVDPKVIDCPDPKKSGRPTLDGVAKDGIQLKARARVTVRTNLKQLVGGATEDTIIARVGEGIVSAIGSCESHKQVLANPSVIAREVLNRGLDSQTAFSIVSIDIADIDVGENVGARLRADQAEADVRVAQARAEERRAEAVASEQEMLARTQENQAKVVLAEAEIPLAMAEAFSEGSLRAAK; via the coding sequence ATGGATGAGCTTTGGCCAGTTGCGGCGTTTGCGATCGGCGGGATCTGTGTCTTATTAGGCATTGTCTTTCTTGCACTATTCGCCCGGTATTTCAAACTATGGATTCAGGCGTTTAGTTCGCGTGCCCGAATCGGCCCTTTTTCCCTGGTATTTATGTCACTGAGAAAAGTGAAGCCCTCGGTAATCGTCGACTCGAAGATCATGGCTGTTCAAGCAGGTCTTACAGATGTCCACACACAAGCACTCGAAGCTCATTATCTGGCAGGAGGTAACGTCCATCGTGTTGTGCATGCCCTGATTGTCGCGCATCGTGCGAGCATCGACCTGGATTGGGATACCGCATCAGCCATCGACCTGGCTGGACGTAACATTATTACCGCCGTCGAAACAAGCGTGGATCCCAAGGTCATTGATTGTCCCGATCCGAAGAAAAGTGGTCGACCAACGCTGGATGGTGTCGCAAAAGACGGAATTCAACTCAAAGCACGCGCGAGAGTCACGGTAAGAACCAACTTGAAACAATTAGTCGGGGGTGCGACAGAGGACACCATTATTGCTCGGGTGGGTGAAGGAATTGTCTCTGCCATAGGTTCGTGTGAAAGCCATAAACAGGTGCTGGCGAATCCCTCAGTCATTGCGCGGGAGGTATTGAATCGAGGTTTGGACTCACAAACCGCTTTTTCCATTGTATCGATTGATATTGCTGACATTGATGTGGGCGAGAATGTAGGAGCCCGTTTGAGAGCAGATCAGGCGGAAGCCGATGTGCGTGTTGCCCAGGCCCGAGCAGAAGAACGAAGAGCGGAAGCCGTGGCGTCAGAGCAGGAAATGTTAGCCAGAACTCAGGAAAACCAGGCAAAAGTTGTTTTGGCCGAAGCAGAGATTCCGCTGGCAATGGCAGAAGCCTTCTCAGAAGGAAGCCTCCGGGCAGCAAAGTAA
- a CDS encoding DUF1501 domain-containing protein, with product MSRINKNRNLSRRDFMQLSALGVLGSGMSGWLQRLAAETADDPQRKRACILLWMSGGPSQCDTFDLKPEHENGGPFKPIDTDVPGIQISEHLPKLASVMKHLVPIRSMSTKEGDHTRATYLLRTGYLPSGPLSYPTMGSLLSKELGASHSELPNFVSIAPNSTLSPNAYGPGFLGPQYAPLVVGEGTGLIQTDDQNVDTALKVKNLALPQGITRKQADSRLSILKDLENDFIATHPGIPTNSHRSAYEAAVRMMRSKAIEAFQLDQEPDTLRDAYGRNRFGQGCLLARRLIQQGVPFVEVSLNGVQGTNAFGWDTHQQNFEAVKSLSEVLDPAWGTLMTDLEQRGLLDSTLIVWMGEFGRTPKINQNTGRDHFPAAWTTVLGGGGIRGGQVIGKTSEDGMKVTDQPVAVPDLMATICKALGVDPEKQNMSNIGRPIPLADHGAKPIDQILKS from the coding sequence ATGAGTCGAATAAATAAAAATCGAAATCTATCCCGGCGTGATTTCATGCAGCTTTCTGCATTAGGAGTTCTCGGTTCGGGGATGTCCGGCTGGTTACAACGCCTGGCGGCGGAAACAGCCGATGATCCGCAGAGAAAGCGTGCCTGCATCCTGCTTTGGATGTCGGGGGGGCCCAGTCAGTGCGATACGTTTGACTTAAAGCCCGAGCATGAAAACGGGGGACCGTTCAAACCCATTGATACCGATGTGCCGGGCATTCAAATTTCGGAGCACCTGCCCAAATTGGCGAGCGTGATGAAACACCTGGTTCCTATTCGCTCGATGAGTACCAAAGAGGGGGACCATACCCGTGCGACTTATTTACTGCGCACCGGTTATTTGCCTTCCGGTCCTCTCAGCTATCCCACGATGGGATCACTGTTGAGTAAAGAGTTGGGCGCTTCCCATTCGGAGCTACCCAATTTTGTCAGCATTGCCCCGAACAGCACATTGAGTCCGAATGCCTATGGTCCCGGCTTTCTCGGACCACAATATGCGCCTCTGGTCGTGGGGGAAGGGACCGGCCTGATCCAAACAGATGACCAAAATGTAGACACCGCTTTGAAAGTGAAGAATCTGGCCTTGCCGCAGGGAATCACACGCAAGCAGGCTGATAGCCGGTTATCGATCCTGAAAGATCTGGAAAATGATTTTATTGCCACGCATCCGGGCATTCCCACTAACAGTCATCGCAGTGCTTACGAAGCAGCTGTAAGGATGATGCGTTCCAAAGCCATCGAAGCGTTTCAACTTGATCAGGAACCGGATACGCTGCGGGATGCCTACGGCCGGAATCGGTTTGGTCAAGGTTGCCTTTTGGCACGGCGTTTAATTCAGCAGGGAGTTCCTTTTGTTGAAGTTTCATTAAATGGAGTGCAGGGAACGAATGCCTTTGGTTGGGATACCCATCAGCAAAACTTTGAAGCGGTCAAAAGTTTAAGTGAAGTCCTGGACCCTGCCTGGGGAACATTGATGACCGATCTCGAACAAAGGGGACTTTTAGATTCAACGTTGATTGTCTGGATGGGTGAATTCGGGCGTACCCCGAAAATCAATCAGAACACAGGCCGCGATCATTTTCCAGCCGCCTGGACGACCGTTTTAGGAGGGGGCGGTATTCGCGGCGGACAAGTCATCGGAAAAACAAGCGAAGACGGCATGAAAGTCACCGATCAACCCGTTGCGGTTCCCGATTTGATGGCGACCATATGTAAGGCATTGGGCGTTGATCCGGAAAAACAGAATATGTCCAACATCGGGCGGCCCATTCCTCTCGCCGATCATGGTGCTAAGCCGATTGATCAGATATTGAAAAGCTAA
- a CDS encoding SGNH/GDSL hydrolase family protein: MKDRTSCLLCKFVCILTCAFFSQLSLSADQKPSAKQTKSNTTTIVTFGDSTTAPRGPLVVYSKILARELPQSGFPVKVINSGIGGNTTSQAMARFEKDVLQHQPDLVIIQYGINDSSVDVWRTPPATQSRVSKAKYEANLRSLIKQLRNKSIEVILMTPNSMRWNEKMKTLYGKPPYDPNDPHGFNVFLKSYAAIVRTIAKEEKVPLIDVYAAFENYAKAEGHSAHDLLLDGVHPNTAGQKMVADLLIPRIKMILIEKKK, translated from the coding sequence ATGAAAGACCGCACGTCTTGCCTGCTCTGTAAATTCGTCTGTATTCTGACCTGTGCTTTCTTTTCTCAATTGAGTCTCAGTGCGGATCAAAAGCCGTCAGCGAAGCAAACCAAATCGAACACGACTACTATTGTGACCTTCGGTGATTCTACAACCGCGCCCCGGGGACCACTGGTTGTGTATTCGAAGATACTTGCCAGGGAACTTCCTCAGTCAGGGTTTCCCGTCAAAGTGATCAATTCCGGAATTGGGGGAAACACGACTTCACAGGCGATGGCCCGTTTCGAAAAAGATGTATTGCAGCACCAACCCGACTTGGTGATCATTCAGTATGGTATCAATGATTCCTCTGTTGATGTCTGGCGAACACCACCGGCAACGCAGTCGCGTGTCTCAAAAGCAAAGTACGAAGCCAACCTGCGATCTCTCATCAAACAACTTCGGAATAAAAGTATCGAAGTGATTCTGATGACACCCAATTCGATGCGCTGGAACGAAAAAATGAAAACACTCTATGGCAAGCCGCCCTATGATCCCAACGATCCTCATGGATTCAACGTGTTTCTCAAATCGTATGCGGCGATCGTCAGAACCATTGCAAAAGAAGAAAAGGTGCCACTGATCGATGTCTATGCTGCCTTTGAAAACTATGCAAAAGCGGAAGGACATTCCGCCCACGATCTCCTTTTGGATGGTGTGCATCCCAATACGGCAGGTCAGAAAATGGTGGCTGACCTGCTGATCCCGCGAATAAAAATGATTCTGATCGAAAAGAAAAAATGA